The Tenrec ecaudatus isolate mTenEca1 chromosome 9, mTenEca1.hap1, whole genome shotgun sequence genome window below encodes:
- the RAB19 gene encoding ras-related protein Rab-19 — translation MPFSSSARAEDENFDFLFKVILVGDSNVGKTCVVQHFQSGVFRDMQQNTVGVDFTVRSLHIDGKRVKMQVWDTAGQERFRTITQSYYRSAHAAIIAYDITRRSTFESVPHWIQEVERYSAANLVVMLIGNKADLWQQRRVLFEDACTLAEKQGLLAVLETSAKESRNVDEVFVLMAKELMARNSLALGSEGTLGSLALDSSPVLVGQGPKAKAPCHC, via the exons ATGCCCTTCTCTAGCTCGGCCCGGGCCGAGGATGAGAACTTCGACTTCCTGTTCAAGGTCATCCTCGTTGGGGACTCCAACGTGGGCAAGACGTGCGTGGTGCAGCACTTCCAGTCGGGCGTCTTCAGGGACATGCAGCAGAACACCGTCGGGGTGGACTTCACCGTGCGCTCCCTGCACATCGATGGCAAGAGGGTCAAG ATGCAGGTGTGGGACACGGCTGGCCAGGAGCGCTTCCGGACCATCACCCAGAGCTACTACCGCAGCGCCCACGCGGCCATCATCGCCTACGACATCACGCGCCGCTCCACCTTCGAGTCCGTCCCCCACTGGATCCAGGAGGTGGAGAGGTACAGCGCCGCCAACCTGGTCGTGATGCTGATAG GAAACAAGGCCGACCTGTGGCAGCAGCGGCGGGTCCTGTTCGAGGACGCCTGCACACTCGCCGAGAAGCAGGGGCTCCTGGCCGTGCTGGAGACCTCGGCCAAGGAGTCCAGGAACGTGGACGAGGTCTTCGTGCTCATGGCCAAGGAGCTCATGGCCCGCAACAGCCTGGCCCTGGGCTCAGAGGGCACCCTCGGCAGCCTGGCACTGGACTCCAGCCCCGTCCTCGTGGGCCAAGGTCCCAAGGCCAAGGCCCCCTGCCACTGTTGA